Proteins encoded within one genomic window of Gadus chalcogrammus isolate NIFS_2021 chromosome 6, NIFS_Gcha_1.0, whole genome shotgun sequence:
- the ccdc117 gene encoding coiled-coil domain-containing protein 117 isoform X1 translates to MHHSGPKSNELGVLPAMDQFSGLVSLPEIIFDFSHPSSSGHQRGPPSNRSWERRCLRKHRKRNDDNEYVAKRRKLVEEGAALSESSSPADICSGWTPASSCPSLSAPAASPPPPHQEGVFPQNPPAPGRLEAEGSCMEVDAAQRRLREIEDRITLEDDDDDEDLDVEPFPRRPVLVMSESLRQGLQRGMGDILPHKVAQSVNHSCMELVLWRPPDDALSRRLKDSLQRQQRKNQTASRQPPPPCPSPGPPSAPPVVRPAPAAPYRPAYSFPEADPSGEEDMEL, encoded by the exons ATGCACCATTCTGGTCCAAAGAGCAATGAGCTGGGGGTCCTGCCGGCGATGGATCAGTTCTCCGGCCTCGTCAGCCTTCCTGAGATCATCTTTGACTTCAGTCATCCAAGTTCCTCTGGTCATCAGAGAGGACCACCGTCCAACAG AAGCTGGGAGAGACGATGTCTCCGGAAGCACAGGAAGAGAAATGATGATAA TGAGTACGTGGCAAAGAGGAGGaagttggtggaggagggagcggCCCTCTCAGAAAGCTCCAGCCCAGCGGATATCTGCTCCGGCTGGACCCCAGCGAGCAGCTGCCCTTCTCTGTCAGCGCCAGCAGccagtccccctcctccccaccaggAGGGGGTCTTTCCCCAGAACCCCCCAGCCCCGGGCCGTCTGGAGGCGGAGGGCTCCTGTATGGAGGTGGACGCAGCACAGAGGAGGCTCAGAGAGATCGAGGACAG AATAACGCTGGAggatgacgatgacgacgaaGACTTGGACGTGGAGCCGTTTCCTAGACGTCCGGTGCTGGTGATGTCAGAGAGTTTGAGGCAGGGCCTCCAACGGGGAATGGGTGACATCCTGCCGCACAAGGTGGCCCAGTCTGT GAACCATTCCTGCATGGAGCTGGTGTTGTGGCGCCCGCCGGACGACGCACTGTCCCGGAGGCTGAAGGACTCCCTGCAGAGGCAGCAGCGCAAGAATCAGACGGCCAGCCgacagcccccgcccccctgccctTCTCCTGGTCCCCCCAGCGCCCCTCCCGTGGTCCGCCCAGCTCCCGCAGCCCCCTACCGCCCTGCGTACAGTTTCCCCGAGGCAGACCCCTCTGGAGAAGAGGACATGGAGCTGTGA
- the ccdc117 gene encoding coiled-coil domain-containing protein 117 isoform X2, translating to MHHSGPKSNELGVLPAMDQFSGLVSLPEIIFDFSHPSSSGHQRGPPSNSWERRCLRKHRKRNDDNEYVAKRRKLVEEGAALSESSSPADICSGWTPASSCPSLSAPAASPPPPHQEGVFPQNPPAPGRLEAEGSCMEVDAAQRRLREIEDRITLEDDDDDEDLDVEPFPRRPVLVMSESLRQGLQRGMGDILPHKVAQSVNHSCMELVLWRPPDDALSRRLKDSLQRQQRKNQTASRQPPPPCPSPGPPSAPPVVRPAPAAPYRPAYSFPEADPSGEEDMEL from the exons ATGCACCATTCTGGTCCAAAGAGCAATGAGCTGGGGGTCCTGCCGGCGATGGATCAGTTCTCCGGCCTCGTCAGCCTTCCTGAGATCATCTTTGACTTCAGTCATCCAAGTTCCTCTGGTCATCAGAGAGGACCACCGTCCAACAG CTGGGAGAGACGATGTCTCCGGAAGCACAGGAAGAGAAATGATGATAA TGAGTACGTGGCAAAGAGGAGGaagttggtggaggagggagcggCCCTCTCAGAAAGCTCCAGCCCAGCGGATATCTGCTCCGGCTGGACCCCAGCGAGCAGCTGCCCTTCTCTGTCAGCGCCAGCAGccagtccccctcctccccaccaggAGGGGGTCTTTCCCCAGAACCCCCCAGCCCCGGGCCGTCTGGAGGCGGAGGGCTCCTGTATGGAGGTGGACGCAGCACAGAGGAGGCTCAGAGAGATCGAGGACAG AATAACGCTGGAggatgacgatgacgacgaaGACTTGGACGTGGAGCCGTTTCCTAGACGTCCGGTGCTGGTGATGTCAGAGAGTTTGAGGCAGGGCCTCCAACGGGGAATGGGTGACATCCTGCCGCACAAGGTGGCCCAGTCTGT GAACCATTCCTGCATGGAGCTGGTGTTGTGGCGCCCGCCGGACGACGCACTGTCCCGGAGGCTGAAGGACTCCCTGCAGAGGCAGCAGCGCAAGAATCAGACGGCCAGCCgacagcccccgcccccctgccctTCTCCTGGTCCCCCCAGCGCCCCTCCCGTGGTCCGCCCAGCTCCCGCAGCCCCCTACCGCCCTGCGTACAGTTTCCCCGAGGCAGACCCCTCTGGAGAAGAGGACATGGAGCTGTGA
- the LOC130384788 gene encoding deoxycytidine kinase 2-like isoform X3: MFSSYLSFSRVLRPSLVGKSTHYPLALKSMSAAPGPSSSGPARGLQSTGPGPRPDGRARVRRVSIEGNIAVGKSTFAKLLQSASSDWEVVQEPVSKWQSIESRPSEGSGAPQQTVGNLLQMMYEDPQRWSYTFQTYSCMSRMKTQLQPPPPHLLSSKGTPVQVFERSVYSDRYIFALNSFELDCINPAEWAVYQDWHTFLVEQFGPQLELEGIIYLKASPQLPAGRMALVCAPH, from the exons ATGTTTTCCTCATATTTATCATTTAGCAGAGTTCTGCGCCCGAGTCTGGTGGGCAAATCAACCCATTATCCGTTGGCTTTAAAGAGCATGAGTGCTGCCCCAGGACCGAGCTCCTCTGGTCCAGCAAGAGGCCTTCAAAGTACCGGACCAGGACCGAGACCAGATGGGAGAGCTCGGGTCAGGAGAGTGTCTATCGAGGGCAACATCG CTGTAGGAAAGTCCACCTTTGCCAAGCTGCTTCAGTCCGCCAGCTCAGACTGGGAGGTCGTTCAAGAACCGGTCAGCAAGTGGCAAAGCATCGAAAGCAGACCTTCCGAG GGGTCCGGGGCTCCCCAGCAGACCGTAGGTAACCTGCTCCAGATGATGTACGAAGACCCCCAGCGCTGGTCCTACACCTTCCAGACCTACTCCTGCATGAGCCGCATGAAGACCCAGCTGCAGCCTCCACCGCCCCACCTGCTCAGCTCAAAGGGAACCCCAGTCCAGGTGTTTgagcgctctgtttacagtgacCG GTACATCTTTGCCCTGAACAGTTTTGAACTTGACTGTATAAACCCAGCTGAGTGGGCGGTCTACCAGGACTGGCACACCTTCTTAGTGGAGCAGTTTGGCCCCCAGTTGGAGCTCGAGGGCATAATTTACCTCAAAGCCTCCCCTCAG CTCCCAGCCGGCAGAATGGCACTAGTTTGTGCCCCACATTGA
- the LOC130384960 gene encoding ankyrin-1-like isoform X9, whose product MWALVTELLFSLVLLAFLVISCQNVLHIASGAVRSVLSYVHAQLDRQLGEGEGVADEEENVTTRVVRRRVILKGDEVEDLAGEHVSEEQFTDEHGNIVTKKIVRKVVRRGKGSGEEGGQEGSLEGSLEDTNEMEGDLEQLMNYAVLGRDSSKPDIMDVKKGAQIVQCATLRRVKQ is encoded by the exons ATGTGGGCCCTGGTGACTGAGCTGCTGTTCAGCCTGGTGCTGCTGGCCTTCCTGGTGATCAGCTGCCAGAACGTCCTCCACATCGCCAGCGGGGCCGTGCGCTCCGTGCTCTCCTACGTGCACGCTCAGCTTGACCgccagctgggggagggggagggtgtggcCGACGAAGAGGAGAACGTGACCACCAGGGTGGTCCGCCGGCGAGTCATCCTCAAG GGCGATGAGGTGGAGGACCTCGCTGGGGAGCACGTCAGTGAGGAGCAGTTCACGGATGAACATGGAAACATCGTCACTAAGAAG ATTGTGCGTAAGGTTGTGCGCCGAGGGAAGGGgtcaggtgaggaggggggtcaGGAGGGCAGCCTGGAGGGTTCTCTGGAGGACACCAACGAGATGGAGGGCGACCTGGAGCAGCTCATGAACTACGCCGTCCTGGGTCGCGACAGCAGCAAG CCGGATATTATGGATGTGAAGAAAGGGGCTCAGATAGTGCAGTGTGCCACTCTGCGGCGGGTAAAGCAGTGA
- the LOC130384554 gene encoding trichohyalin-like, whose amino-acid sequence MSSSEERHSCDVHRTEERQGSGETKAGQRQRGSQKTCDYISSRPGLSTPDTQAPVPPCSHKAAHPESRGRRNKGPCPEPRGLAGWPSFMPSIQNTEGYCSDRSDDHTPTPAPGKGGDGGSAFRRARQTRRATPRYGQSTDGDEGDEDTDEGHCSRRSKTQLKMTLEVQLEKMKCDGSRMEDVLRTLRHKCETEEGKLELRREALRESESSISDAQQKTKHALQELAQICTETAQMELEGQKLDTRLRERKPSLQLCGLRSESCLQPIGDMEEEPGNLRRMTQDGCHAETKAPGLVVSILERLETERQLDSTKTQLFAEKRRSRDKLDSMQERLDEAEEELQRAREEQGLLRSRIEALEEEQRQKQELVVALQRGSGGLRGQLVECKERLGSLEKIVSQKDLQIICAQEVQETLRAARNSLQGELQTMTLQHCKVGKMVAEEKDLALREQAEVFTRQLESAQTSLKLSEGVARGLRGALHQQEETGKKREEQMHDEAKEKVRKASEVEKENMAALQQLQERNQEALEGARRNLEEERKNSQALQKRAAELQTKVEELEGACCFQKREQDAALAMLHSSLTEERRAELKRQRRHMEQNHEVVSKELAVRLRRLEETGQLAQREAERLRREMGEREESHQRTTAMLEQQLRQVTQGLVAEGQQLCLLVDQGGSRGEPTQLPQSPTAAQACQYLHDLRVQLQNFIHHLHQELQSQKQNASRLKHAQEQELCIQREEMEMEKQQALHSLKERLIQEHVEELSSVRRGPGASLRRQRQATDQEVRQVQSSRGRLKSLTGSVEELPAEGERRIGRSQERKPRRPDGATSLAGEASGDSGGHRLVADPSCHAPGSPPRPASDPASLRILHHLRSRIRELRAEGQSGPSPAPPRQGSDLLGSYLETVRPPVERTRTACPLVS is encoded by the exons GATGGCCGTCGTTCATGCCATCCATTCAGAACACGGAGGGCTACTGCAGCGACCGGAGTGAtgaccacacacccacaccag CTCCCGGAAaaggaggtgacggaggttcAGCTTTCCGCCGAGCAAGGCAGACTAGGAGAGCCACCCCCAG GTACGGGCAGTCTACAGATGGGGATGAGGGTGATGAGGACACAGACGAAGGGCACTGCAGCCGCAGGAGTAAGACCCAGCTTAAGATGACCCTAGAAGTCCAGTTGGAGAAGATGAAATGCGATGGGTCCAGGATGGAGGATGTTCTCAGGACTCTCCGCCAT AAGTGTGAAACAGAGGAGGGGAAACTGGAGCTGAGAAGAGAAGCGCTGCGTGAGTCAGAGTCTTCCATCTCTGACGCTCAGCAGAAAACAAAG CATGCTTTGCAGGAGCTGGCCCAGATTTGTACCGAGACAGCACAGATGGAGTTGGAGGGACAGAAACTGGACACCCGTCTGAGGGAAAGAAAGCCCAG TCTTCAGCTGTGTGGCCTGAGGAGCGAGTCCTGTCTCCAGCCAATCggggacatggaggaggagcctgGAAATCTGCGCAGAATGacccaagatggctgccacgcAGAGACG AAAGCGCCGGGTTTGGTGGTGTCCATCTTGGAGAGGCTGGAGACGGAGCGGCAGCTGGACTCCACCAAAACCCAACTGTTTGCAGAGAAGCGACGCTCTCGGGACAAGCTGGACTCCATGCAGGAG CGGTTGGATGAGGCTGAGGAAGAGCTCCAGAGggccagagaggagcagggcctGCTGAGGTCCAGGATTGAGGCTctagaggaggaacagaggcaGAAACAGGAGCTTGTGGTG GCTCTGCAGCGGGGGTCCGGGGGGCTGCGGGGCCAGCTGGTTGAGTGTAAGGAGAGGCTGGGCTCCCTGGAGAAGATTGTATCCCAAAAGGACCTTCAGATAATTTGCGCCCAGGAAGTGCAGGAGACTCTGCGTGCTGCCAGAAACAGCCTACAGGGGGAGCTCCAAACAATGACACTCCAGCACTGCAAG GTAGGCAAGATGGTGGCAGAAGAGAAAGACCTCGCTTTGAGGGAACAGGCTGAGGTGTTCACACGGCAGCTGGAGTCTGCTCAAACCTCCCTGAAG CTGAGCGAGGGCGTGgccagggggctgaggggggctcTGCACCAGCAGGAAGAGACTGGGAAGAAACGGGAAGAGCAGATGCATGATGAAGCAAAAGAAAAG GTCCGGAAGGCTtcagaggtggagaaggagaacaTGGCTgccctgcagcagctgcaggagaGGAACCAGGAAGCGCTGGAGGGAGCTAGGCGTAAccttgaggaggagaggaagaactCTCAGGCTCTTCAGAAACGCGCGGCCGAGCTGCAGACT AAGGtagaggagctggagggagCGTGCTGTTTTCAGAAGAGAGAGCAGGACGCGGCGCTAGCCATGCTACACAGCTCGCTAACGGAGGAGCGCCGTGCCGAGCTAAAGCGACAACGCAGACACATGGAGCAG AACCATGAGGTGGTTTCTAAG GAGCTTGCCGTGAGGCTGCGAAGGCTGGAGGAGACAGGCCAGCTGGcgcagagggaggcagagcggCTGCGCCGGGAGatgggtgagagggaggagagccaCCAGAGGACCACAGCCAtgctggagcagcagctgagACAGGTCACCCAGGGGCTGGTGGCCGAGGGCCAGCAGCTCTGCCTCCTGGTGGACCAGGGAGGATCCAGAGGAGAGCCCACGCAGCTCCCTCAGAG TCCTACTGCAGCCCAGGCCTGCCAGTACCTGCACGATCTGAGGGTGCAGTTACAGAACTTCATCCACCATCTTCACCAGGAGCTGCAGTCTCAGAAACAGAACGCTTCCAGACTGAAGCACGCCCAG GAGCAGGAGTTGTGTAtccagagggaggagatggagatggagaaacAGCAGGCCTTGCATTCGCTGAAGGAGCGTCTCATTCAG GAGCACGTGGAGGAGTTGAGCAGCGTGAggcgggggcccggggcctccCTACGAAGGCAACGGCAGGCCACAGACCAGGAGGTGAGGCAGGTCCAGAGCAGCAGGGGCCGGTTGAAGAGCCTGACCGGGTCTGTGGAGGAGCTCCCAGCTGAGGGGGAGAG ACGGATCGGTAGGAGCCAAGAGAGGAAGCCCAGGAGGCCTGATGGAGCGACGAGCCTGGCGGGCGAG GCGTCGGGCGACTCTGGGGGACATCGGCTGGTGGCAGACCCCTCCTGCCACGCACCCgggtcccccccccgcccagcctcTGACCCCGCCTCCCTGAGGATCCTTCACCACCTCCGGAGCCGGATCCGAGAGCTCCGCGCCGAGGGCCagagcggcccctcccccgctccgCCCAGGCAGGGCAGCGACCTTTTGGGGTCCTACCTAGAGACGGTACGGCCCCCGGTGGAGAGGACTCGGACCGCCTGTCCCTTAGTAAGCTGA
- the eif4ebp1 gene encoding eukaryotic translation initiation factor 4E-binding protein 1 has product MSESSLKTTSKSIPTRRVVINSADHMPQVDYSSTPGGTLFSTTPGGTRIIYDRKFLLERRSSPVARTPPRGLPDIPGVTSPPVKDKAPNGEPLNNNVIKTPDSKAAGDDAQFEMDI; this is encoded by the exons ATGTCTGAGAGCAgcctgaagaccacctccaagTCCATCCCCACCCGGCGGGTGGTGATCAACAGCGCGGACCACATGCCCCAGGTGGACTACTCCTCGACCCCCGGGGGGACCCTGTTCAGCACCACGCCCGGAG GCACCAGGATAATCTACGATCGCAAGTTCCTGTTGGAGCGCCGCAGCTCCCCGGTGGCTAGGACCCCACCCCGGGGTCTGCCCGACATTCCAGGGGTGACCAGCCCCCCTGTTAAAGACAAGGCCCCGAACGGAGAACCTCTCAATAACAACGTCATCAAGACACCTGACAGCAAGGCTGCTG GCGATGATGCCCAGTTTGAGATGGACATCTAG
- the LOC130384788 gene encoding deoxycytidine kinase 2-like isoform X2, which produces MSAAPGPSSSGPARGLQSTGPGPRPDGRARVRRVSIEGNIAVGKSTFAKLLQSASSDWEVVQEPVSKWQSIESRPSEGSGAPQQTVGNLLQMMYEDPQRWSYTFQTYSCMSRMKTQLQPPPPHLLSSKGTPVQVFERSVYSDRYIFALNSFELDCINPAEWAVYQDWHTFLVEQFGPQLELEGIIYLKASPQKCMERLGRRGRPEEGGVELDYLQKLHMQHERWLRERSTQLHFEKLKHVPVLELDASVEFLSDQTVRDEFIVKVKDFFSGL; this is translated from the exons ATGAGTGCTGCCCCAGGACCGAGCTCCTCTGGTCCAGCAAGAGGCCTTCAAAGTACCGGACCAGGACCGAGACCAGATGGGAGAGCTCGGGTCAGGAGAGTGTCTATCGAGGGCAACATCG CTGTAGGAAAGTCCACCTTTGCCAAGCTGCTTCAGTCCGCCAGCTCAGACTGGGAGGTCGTTCAAGAACCGGTCAGCAAGTGGCAAAGCATCGAAAGCAGACCTTCCGAG GGGTCCGGGGCTCCCCAGCAGACCGTAGGTAACCTGCTCCAGATGATGTACGAAGACCCCCAGCGCTGGTCCTACACCTTCCAGACCTACTCCTGCATGAGCCGCATGAAGACCCAGCTGCAGCCTCCACCGCCCCACCTGCTCAGCTCAAAGGGAACCCCAGTCCAGGTGTTTgagcgctctgtttacagtgacCG GTACATCTTTGCCCTGAACAGTTTTGAACTTGACTGTATAAACCCAGCTGAGTGGGCGGTCTACCAGGACTGGCACACCTTCTTAGTGGAGCAGTTTGGCCCCCAGTTGGAGCTCGAGGGCATAATTTACCTCAAAGCCTCCCCTCAG AAGTGCATGGAGCGTCTGGGCCGCCGCGGGCGGCCGGAGGAGGGCGGCGTGGAGCTGGACTACCTGCAGAAGCTCCACATGCAGCACGAGAGGTGGCTCAGGGAGCGCAGCACGCA GTTACATTTTGAGAAGTTAAAACATGTACCAGTACTGGAATTGGATGCCAGTGTGGAGTTTCTGAGTGATCAAACTGTGAGAGATGAATTTATAGTAAAG GTGAAGGACTTCTTCAGTGGGTTATGA
- the LOC130384341 gene encoding nodal homolog: MVEAQSAGTIHSRSCLVPGCLQEGDRWTITFDMSSVTAGDPVQSAELRVRLPAFSASPRVTVDVYHSPRQSCSAGPLSRPCPRGEGLHLGSFVASPNSTLQSSWRVFDVTSLLTLWLRQGDRPGGASAGVLPPGAEDGSGAQEEEAEASGTRGGRRGQKRHPAAGRVMMVVYSTHQPPPEGSGVRSLIRAVDRSKYVGVARGQARRHKRNRMDRIRLADHEAAATAAPQEAGGGALCRRVDMMVDFEQIGWDEWIVHPKRYNAYRCEGLCPTPLDESLQPTNHAYMQSLLRLHQPERVSCPSCVATRLAPLSMLYYEDDDVVLRHHEDMMVEECGCH, translated from the exons ATGGTGGAAGCACAGTCAGCCGGAACCATCCATTCACGTTCCTGTCTTGTTCCAGGCTGCCTCCAGGAGGGGGACAGATGGACCATCACCTTTGACATGTCCTCGGTCACTGCCGGTGACCCGGTGCAGTCGGCGGAGCTCCGTGTCCGGCTGCCGGCGTTCTCGGCCTCGCCCCGCGTCACCGTGGACGTCTATCACTCCCCCAGGCAGAGCTGCTCCGCGGGCCCCCTCTCCAGACCCTGTccccggggggaggggctccACCTGGGCAGCTTCGTCGCCTCTCCCAACAGCACACTGCAGTCCTCCTGGAGGGTGTTCGACGTGACCTCCCTGCTGACGCTCTGGCTTCGTCAGGGCGACCGGCCCGGAGGGGCCTCAGCCGGGGTCCTGCCCCCCGGGGCTGAGGACGGGAGTGgggcccaggaggaggaggcagaagcCAGCGGAACACGAGGAGGGAGACGTGGGCAGAAGCGTCACCCGGCCGCGGGCCGCGTCATGATGGTCGTCtactccacccaccagccgCCCCCCGAGGGCAGCGGCGTCCGCAGCCTAATCCGGGCCGTGGACCGCTCCAAGTACGTGGGCGTGGCCCGGGGGCAGGCCCGGCGCCACAAGAGGAACCGCATGGACAGGATCCGCCTGGCGGACCACGAGGCGGCAGCGACAGCGGCCCCCCAAGAGGCCGGCGGGGGGGCGCTGTGCCGAAGGGTGGACATGATGGTGGACTTCGAGCAGATCGGCTGGGACGAGTGGATCGTTCACCCCAAGCGCTACAACGCCTACCGCTGTGAGGGGTTGTGCCCCACGCCCCTGGACGAATCCCTGCAGCCCACCAACCACGCCTACATGCAG AGTCTCCTGCGGCTCCACCAGCCTGAGCGCGTGTCCTGCCCGTCCTGCGTGGCCACGCGCCTCGCCCCGCTCTCCATGCTGTACTACGAGGACGACGACGTGGTTCTTCGGCACCACGAGGACAtgatggtggaggagtgtggctgTCACTGA
- the LOC130384788 gene encoding deoxycytidine kinase 2-like isoform X1, giving the protein MFSSYLSFSRVLRPSLVGKSTHYPLALKSMSAAPGPSSSGPARGLQSTGPGPRPDGRARVRRVSIEGNIAVGKSTFAKLLQSASSDWEVVQEPVSKWQSIESRPSEGSGAPQQTVGNLLQMMYEDPQRWSYTFQTYSCMSRMKTQLQPPPPHLLSSKGTPVQVFERSVYSDRYIFALNSFELDCINPAEWAVYQDWHTFLVEQFGPQLELEGIIYLKASPQKCMERLGRRGRPEEGGVELDYLQKLHMQHERWLRERSTQLHFEKLKHVPVLELDASVEFLSDQTVRDEFIVKVKDFFSGL; this is encoded by the exons ATGTTTTCCTCATATTTATCATTTAGCAGAGTTCTGCGCCCGAGTCTGGTGGGCAAATCAACCCATTATCCGTTGGCTTTAAAGAGCATGAGTGCTGCCCCAGGACCGAGCTCCTCTGGTCCAGCAAGAGGCCTTCAAAGTACCGGACCAGGACCGAGACCAGATGGGAGAGCTCGGGTCAGGAGAGTGTCTATCGAGGGCAACATCG CTGTAGGAAAGTCCACCTTTGCCAAGCTGCTTCAGTCCGCCAGCTCAGACTGGGAGGTCGTTCAAGAACCGGTCAGCAAGTGGCAAAGCATCGAAAGCAGACCTTCCGAG GGGTCCGGGGCTCCCCAGCAGACCGTAGGTAACCTGCTCCAGATGATGTACGAAGACCCCCAGCGCTGGTCCTACACCTTCCAGACCTACTCCTGCATGAGCCGCATGAAGACCCAGCTGCAGCCTCCACCGCCCCACCTGCTCAGCTCAAAGGGAACCCCAGTCCAGGTGTTTgagcgctctgtttacagtgacCG GTACATCTTTGCCCTGAACAGTTTTGAACTTGACTGTATAAACCCAGCTGAGTGGGCGGTCTACCAGGACTGGCACACCTTCTTAGTGGAGCAGTTTGGCCCCCAGTTGGAGCTCGAGGGCATAATTTACCTCAAAGCCTCCCCTCAG AAGTGCATGGAGCGTCTGGGCCGCCGCGGGCGGCCGGAGGAGGGCGGCGTGGAGCTGGACTACCTGCAGAAGCTCCACATGCAGCACGAGAGGTGGCTCAGGGAGCGCAGCACGCA GTTACATTTTGAGAAGTTAAAACATGTACCAGTACTGGAATTGGATGCCAGTGTGGAGTTTCTGAGTGATCAAACTGTGAGAGATGAATTTATAGTAAAG GTGAAGGACTTCTTCAGTGGGTTATGA
- the tcn2 gene encoding transcobalamin-2 — MQGLVVLTGILAFVSFKTCGSDLVTESLNKQLLRSAQTAQGLPIPTIFLALRLSSDHNHAIETNYLNRITTDLHNDIQRSLSQRKPVVGLLSQYTMCLLASCTDANSVTFTVNDQSSASLITHLKRQMHKEKESIEHSAKPLINYFNFSGGILALCLAGVRVNGHLTSHLMAAVQRGSLSDAGVEGSTDTLAMAGMALSCEKNAGFYPHHAAALDRAISKIKARLETTRPDFHIGNQYSTPIAIMALVAMGSQKDLSSTLLRLSADAQRGTYQNPRALASALIGLQTKSYLDLKNINCQNEKNNLVLEPAVELDLVPLPTQKAEVFVEVVKSDQQIQTYTVHVPMGASLLYALELLQAENTAFTFEVQPTQWGPFLSNVNGEHARQSDRRAWLLLSDGVPLSEGINDFKIQRPHVIIIRNNEY, encoded by the exons ATGCAGGGTTTGGTCGTTCTTACAGGAATATTGGCCTTTGTTTCTTTTAAAACATGCG GGAGCGACTTGGTAACCGAGTCCCTTAACAAGCAGCTGCTGCGGTCTGCTCAGACGGCGCAGGGTTTGCCCATTCCCACTATTTTCCTTGCGTTACGGCTGTCAAGTGACCATAACCACGCCATCGAGACCAACTACCTCAATAGAATAACCACGGATTTGCACAATGATATTCAACG CTCTCTCTCGCAAAGGAAGCCGGTAGTGGGGCTGCTGTCTCAGTACACCATGTGTCTGTTGGCCTCCTGCACCGACGCAAACTCGGTCACCTTCACTGTCAACGACCAAAGCAGCGCCTCCTTGATCACTCACCTCAAGAGACAAATgcataaagagaaagagagtattGAAC ACAGTGCGAAGCCTTTAATCAACTACTTCAACTTCTCTGGAGGGATTCTGGCACTGTGCTTGGCCGGTGTCCGGGTCAACGGCCATCTCACCTCTCATCTCATGGCGGCTGTTCAACGCGGCTCCCTTTCTGATGCGGGAGTGGAGGGCTCAACTG ACACACTTGCTATGGCGGGGATGGCCCTCAGCTGTGAGAAGAACGCAGGTTTCTACCCTCACCACGCTGCTGCTCTGGATAGGGCCATCAGTAAGATCAAGGCCAGGCTGGAGACAACTAGACCAGACTTTCATATCGGGAACCAGTACAGCACGCCAATAGCCATCATG GCTCTGGTAGCCATGGGCAGCCAGAAGGATTTGTCTTCCACCCTGTTGAGGTTGAGCGCGGACGCCCAGAGAGGCACGTATCAGAACCCCAGGGCCCTTGCCTCAGCGCTGATCGGCCTGCAGACCAAATCCTACCTGGACCTCAAGAACATCAACTGCCAGAACGAGAAGA ATAATCTGGTGCTGGAGCCGGCGGTGGAGTTGGATTTGGTTCCGTTGCCGACCCAAAAGGCGGAAGTGTTTGTGGAGGTGGTGAAATCCGACCAACAGATCCAAACCTACACCGTGCATGTGCCGATGGGGGCCTCGTTACTGTACGCTCTGGAACTGCTCCAGGCGGAGAACACTGCTTTCAC ATTCGAGGTGCAGCCGACCCAGTGGGGGCCCTTCTTGAGCAACGTGAACGGAGAGCATGCCAGGCAGAGCGATCGCAGagcctggctcctcctctccgatggtgtccctctctctgagg GTATCAATGACTTTAAGATCCAGAGGCCTCATGTGATCATCATCAGAAACAATGAGTACTAA